In a single window of the Dreissena polymorpha isolate Duluth1 chromosome 3, UMN_Dpol_1.0, whole genome shotgun sequence genome:
- the LOC127871723 gene encoding solute carrier organic anion transporter family member 4A1-like isoform X2: MSQQQYAEKPGAEQDEPSEKYGCLRFKPACLQRMNTIKVHVFWQCVFCFFEGFIVNGVINVVLVALEKRYSLPSSRSGLIASANDFGSIICSVLFGYFGEKRHKPRLMGTGILLMATGSLVFSLPHFIGEAYKYKVSADVNASTNICLLDDNVTDTCSTRAAADDTIANSVVMYYGLLMVGNILLGIGAAPMFTIGLSYIDENCKAKLTALYIGWTFSSAAVGVAAGYVVGGQTLSLFVDIDKVDPASVPLTPADPQWVGAWWIAPLIATLGFLAVAFPIYGYPKRLPSYKEVQKARASEAHGGNDELTAKVNFGKSWKDFPKSIWFLVTNPTYVFICFGAAVEALIIGGMATFGAKLIQEKFNVDITYAGTVMGIITIPGSGGGMLLGGYLVKRFNLKCRGIIRMCAAFMVAACLCGPFMLAQCPNDPVYGMDSPYMQGSPASGLVSGCNELCGCTTEGFEPLCAQGTIFFSPCHAGCTDSITIDGKKTYANCSCLANATTALSTNTSPSDVTSFQPGKCSGSCPWLYVFCAMFLVTMVLTFATMSPGVAALFRCVPDNQRSIGIGVNLLFVRLVGTTTGPVILGAIIDSTCTIWQDTCGTRGSCWMYDKSAMGTRIVLWFMGLKVAGCLLFLIASIVYKPPPTEEKVVTIETVATVEHFNGVANSDNGNIFIRSRDSTRL; this comes from the exons ATGAGCCAACAGCAGTATGCGGAAAAGCCTGGTGCGGAGCAAGATGAACCGagtgaaaaatatggctgcctgAGATTCAAACCAGC ATGTTTGCAGCGCATGAATACTATTAAGGTGCACGTATTCTGGCAGTGCGTGTTCTGCTTCTTTGAGGGCTTTATCGTGAATGGCGTCATCAACGTTGTCCTTGTCGCCTTGGAGAAGCGCTACTCCCTCCCCAGCTCTCGTTCCGGCCTTATCGCCAGTGCCAATGACTTCGGTTCCATCATTTGCTCAGTTCTCTTCGGATATTTCGGCGAGAAGCGCCACAAGCCCCGACTGATGGGAACCGGGATACTTCTGATGGCCACCGGCTCATTGGTGTTCTCGCTTCCGCATTTCATCGGCGAGGCTTATAAGTACAAAGTTTCTGCCG ACGTGAACGCTAGCACCAACATCTGCCTTCTGGATGACAACGTCACAGATACGTGCTCCACGCGCGCTGCAGCTGACGACACCATCGCGAACTCGGTGGTGATGTACTACGGCCTGCTCATGGTGGGCAACATACTGCTGGGGATCGGGGCGGCGCCGATGTTCACCATAGGGCTCTCCTACATCGACGAGAACTGCAAGGCAAAGTTAACAGCCCTATACATCG GCTGGACGTTCAGTTCCGCCGCGGTGGGTGTGGCAGCCGGCTACGTGGTGGGTGGCCAGACGCTCAGCCTCTTTGTGGACATCGACAAGGTGGATCCCGCCAG CGTTCCACTAACTCCGGCTGACCCCCAGTGGGTGGGCGCATGGTGGATAGCGCCTCTCATAGCCACGCTGGGCTTCCTTGCCGTCGCATTTCCTATATACGGTTACCCGAAACGCCTGCCAA GTTACAAAGAAGTCCAGAAGGCTCGTGCATCAGAGGCTCATGGGGGAAACGACGAACTAACTGCCAAGGTCAATTTCGGAAAGAGTTGGAAGGATTTTCCAAAATCAATTTGGTTCTTG GTGACAAATCCTACGTACGTGTTCATCTGCTTCGGCGCTGCAGTCGAAGCTCTGATCATCGGAGGCATGGCGACGTTTGGGGCCAAACTGATTCAAGAGAAATTTAACGTGGACATCACATATGCCGGCACTGTTATGG GCATTATCACCATACCTGGTTCCGGTGGAGGCATGCTGCTGGGTGGATACCTGGTGAAGCGTTTCAACCTAAAGTGCCGGGGCATCATCCGGATGTGTGCCGCCTTCATGGTCGCCGCCTGCCTATGCGGCCCCTTCATGCTCGCCCAGTGCCCCAATGACCCTGTGTACGGCATGGATAGCCCCTACATGCAAGG CTCCCCAGCATCTGGACTAGTTTCCGGCTGCAACGAACTCTGCGGCTGCACTACCGAAGGCTTCGAGCCATTGTGTGCTCAGGGAACCATCTTCTTTTCGCCATGCCATGCCGGATGTACGGACTCCATTACCATCGACGGAAAAAAG ACCTATGCAAACTGCAGCTGTTTGGCCAACGCGACCACTGCCCTGTCGACCAACACGTCGCCAAGTGACGTCACTTCCTTCCAGCCGGGCAAGTGTTCCGGAAGTTGTCCGTGGCTGTACGTGTTCTGTGCAATGTTCTTGGTTACCATGGTGCTGACCTTTGCTACTATGTCACCCGGGGTCGCAGCATTGTTCAG ATGTGTACCTGATAATCAGAGGTCGATAGGCATAGGTGTCAACCTGTTGTTTGTACGTTTAGTGG GTACGACCACGGGCCCGGTCATTCTGGGCGCAATTATCGACAGCACGTGCACCATTTGGCAGGACACGTGCGGCACGCGTGGCTCGTGCTGGATGTACGACAAGAGCGCAATGGGAACGCGTATCGTGTTGTGGTTTATGGGTCTCAAGGTGGCCGGCTGCCTACTGTTCCTCATAGCGTCCATCGTGTACAAGCCGCCGCCAACGGAGGAAAAAGTCGTTACCATCGAAACCGTAGCTACTgtagaacatttcaatggtgtgGCCAATTCAGACAATGGGAATATATTTATACGGTCTAGAGACTCTACAAGATTATAG
- the LOC127871723 gene encoding solute carrier organic anion transporter family member 4A1-like isoform X1, with protein sequence MNLQDFQANESFLPQMSQQQYAEKPGAEQDEPSEKYGCLRFKPACLQRMNTIKVHVFWQCVFCFFEGFIVNGVINVVLVALEKRYSLPSSRSGLIASANDFGSIICSVLFGYFGEKRHKPRLMGTGILLMATGSLVFSLPHFIGEAYKYKVSADVNASTNICLLDDNVTDTCSTRAAADDTIANSVVMYYGLLMVGNILLGIGAAPMFTIGLSYIDENCKAKLTALYIGWTFSSAAVGVAAGYVVGGQTLSLFVDIDKVDPASVPLTPADPQWVGAWWIAPLIATLGFLAVAFPIYGYPKRLPSYKEVQKARASEAHGGNDELTAKVNFGKSWKDFPKSIWFLVTNPTYVFICFGAAVEALIIGGMATFGAKLIQEKFNVDITYAGTVMGIITIPGSGGGMLLGGYLVKRFNLKCRGIIRMCAAFMVAACLCGPFMLAQCPNDPVYGMDSPYMQGSPASGLVSGCNELCGCTTEGFEPLCAQGTIFFSPCHAGCTDSITIDGKKTYANCSCLANATTALSTNTSPSDVTSFQPGKCSGSCPWLYVFCAMFLVTMVLTFATMSPGVAALFRCVPDNQRSIGIGVNLLFVRLVGTTTGPVILGAIIDSTCTIWQDTCGTRGSCWMYDKSAMGTRIVLWFMGLKVAGCLLFLIASIVYKPPPTEEKVVTIETVATVEHFNGVANSDNGNIFIRSRDSTRL encoded by the exons ATGAATTTACAAGATTTTCAG GCTAACGAGTCATTCCTGCCACAGATGAGCCAACAGCAGTATGCGGAAAAGCCTGGTGCGGAGCAAGATGAACCGagtgaaaaatatggctgcctgAGATTCAAACCAGC ATGTTTGCAGCGCATGAATACTATTAAGGTGCACGTATTCTGGCAGTGCGTGTTCTGCTTCTTTGAGGGCTTTATCGTGAATGGCGTCATCAACGTTGTCCTTGTCGCCTTGGAGAAGCGCTACTCCCTCCCCAGCTCTCGTTCCGGCCTTATCGCCAGTGCCAATGACTTCGGTTCCATCATTTGCTCAGTTCTCTTCGGATATTTCGGCGAGAAGCGCCACAAGCCCCGACTGATGGGAACCGGGATACTTCTGATGGCCACCGGCTCATTGGTGTTCTCGCTTCCGCATTTCATCGGCGAGGCTTATAAGTACAAAGTTTCTGCCG ACGTGAACGCTAGCACCAACATCTGCCTTCTGGATGACAACGTCACAGATACGTGCTCCACGCGCGCTGCAGCTGACGACACCATCGCGAACTCGGTGGTGATGTACTACGGCCTGCTCATGGTGGGCAACATACTGCTGGGGATCGGGGCGGCGCCGATGTTCACCATAGGGCTCTCCTACATCGACGAGAACTGCAAGGCAAAGTTAACAGCCCTATACATCG GCTGGACGTTCAGTTCCGCCGCGGTGGGTGTGGCAGCCGGCTACGTGGTGGGTGGCCAGACGCTCAGCCTCTTTGTGGACATCGACAAGGTGGATCCCGCCAG CGTTCCACTAACTCCGGCTGACCCCCAGTGGGTGGGCGCATGGTGGATAGCGCCTCTCATAGCCACGCTGGGCTTCCTTGCCGTCGCATTTCCTATATACGGTTACCCGAAACGCCTGCCAA GTTACAAAGAAGTCCAGAAGGCTCGTGCATCAGAGGCTCATGGGGGAAACGACGAACTAACTGCCAAGGTCAATTTCGGAAAGAGTTGGAAGGATTTTCCAAAATCAATTTGGTTCTTG GTGACAAATCCTACGTACGTGTTCATCTGCTTCGGCGCTGCAGTCGAAGCTCTGATCATCGGAGGCATGGCGACGTTTGGGGCCAAACTGATTCAAGAGAAATTTAACGTGGACATCACATATGCCGGCACTGTTATGG GCATTATCACCATACCTGGTTCCGGTGGAGGCATGCTGCTGGGTGGATACCTGGTGAAGCGTTTCAACCTAAAGTGCCGGGGCATCATCCGGATGTGTGCCGCCTTCATGGTCGCCGCCTGCCTATGCGGCCCCTTCATGCTCGCCCAGTGCCCCAATGACCCTGTGTACGGCATGGATAGCCCCTACATGCAAGG CTCCCCAGCATCTGGACTAGTTTCCGGCTGCAACGAACTCTGCGGCTGCACTACCGAAGGCTTCGAGCCATTGTGTGCTCAGGGAACCATCTTCTTTTCGCCATGCCATGCCGGATGTACGGACTCCATTACCATCGACGGAAAAAAG ACCTATGCAAACTGCAGCTGTTTGGCCAACGCGACCACTGCCCTGTCGACCAACACGTCGCCAAGTGACGTCACTTCCTTCCAGCCGGGCAAGTGTTCCGGAAGTTGTCCGTGGCTGTACGTGTTCTGTGCAATGTTCTTGGTTACCATGGTGCTGACCTTTGCTACTATGTCACCCGGGGTCGCAGCATTGTTCAG ATGTGTACCTGATAATCAGAGGTCGATAGGCATAGGTGTCAACCTGTTGTTTGTACGTTTAGTGG GTACGACCACGGGCCCGGTCATTCTGGGCGCAATTATCGACAGCACGTGCACCATTTGGCAGGACACGTGCGGCACGCGTGGCTCGTGCTGGATGTACGACAAGAGCGCAATGGGAACGCGTATCGTGTTGTGGTTTATGGGTCTCAAGGTGGCCGGCTGCCTACTGTTCCTCATAGCGTCCATCGTGTACAAGCCGCCGCCAACGGAGGAAAAAGTCGTTACCATCGAAACCGTAGCTACTgtagaacatttcaatggtgtgGCCAATTCAGACAATGGGAATATATTTATACGGTCTAGAGACTCTACAAGATTATAG